The nucleotide window CATTCATCAGCCAGTACATAATCTTAAAGAACAGCTACAAATTTTATGGAAGTCtaataaaactgattttaaggcatattttgaaTATGTAGCGACAAAATTTAGATGTTACTGAAAAAATAGCATGACAAAAAATTATGTGACCACATAAGTATACCTATAAATAATTAGCTAtgccaaaggaaaaataactggAAGAAAATACATATCAAGATTAACAACATAATGAATGATTTTCATTTCCGTCTTTGAATtttgttatattctcattttgtgtaataaacaaatgtttattccCATGATAGAGTCacacttcaaaatataaattttttcataataaaaaatgtgttaTTCCATCCCTAGTGGCTAAAAAACTGACTATAAGCCACAGGGTAATTAagcatttctctaaaaaaaatacCATCTCTGTTACCCGCTCAAATATTACAGGACCTTGGAAGAATACCAAACACTCATTGTCAAAATATGATTTCAAAGAGAGAGGGGATTCTCTGGTTGAAACTTAATGTTGATATATTAGTCCTTGGAAACGTGCCCTGTAATCTCCTTGGAAATTGGTCCAGAGATAGCTGAATGGATCATTATCAGCCGTCCTCAATATAAGAGGGGCCTTGGCATTGGCAGGGGAAAGGCAGGGAATACTCTTTGCTTTGGGGCACAGAATCCCCTTGGTGTGGTTGTCAGACATAGTTTCTGGGGAACTTTGCATTTGACCAGGATCTGAACAAAATTTGTGGATTGATttattttacttcaaaataaaacaaaaatgcctgcacaaaaatttaaaaataacttatctcaaagaaaataaatattataccacagaaattttcagttccttAATTGTTTAACATATTGTATATGTGGGAAACATTTGAGACTGATTCAGTTTTAGACACATCATACttgaagaaattcttcaactttgACTCAGGTAAGTATTATTCCCAAAGTCAGAAGGTTTTATATTTGATCaaataaaatgaggatattaaaaaaataacatatccaTAGACATATACATATTATCTAAATAATGTCAGGATTTGTGGAAATCATAATATAAAATTTGTGGAATAAGAAGGTACCAGCAATgaacatatattcaaaatataatttttgaaagacattttaagTAAACAAGTTTAAAAACATATCTTCTGAAAATCAAAATTGATGTGTGGTCTATAATATTATTGCACCCATAAAATTGGCCTAGGATTTGCTTTCTTAACTGTCATTGGCATTAAATAATATTGGATCCAAAAGAACAGGAAATGATGCCTTAAAACAATcattatttattacatatttatcACTGTTTACTTTTTTCATGAAAGTAATTGTGAATAGAAATACAGTGTGATGAAAATGCTCTCTGgattcaattgatttttgtagAATCATAAAAACAATACTTAATGTTTACAATGCTGGATAAGTTAGTTAAATTTCTGTGCTCTTTTTCTAATCTAAAAGATGGGTACAACAGTAATGCctatgaaagaatattttcatctgGATAAATGCGTTAATGAAGGGAAGACTTTATAACAGTTCGGATTCAACCTAATCATTCAACATAAGTGAGTTTCTGTTATATGAACTGCCAAGGATGTTTAGAGCTCAAAGTAAGAATCTTTCAGCACATTTTGCAAACTACTCTTTATTATACATTTCAGGAGCATGTAAGTAGTTTTTAAAAGTGAAGCATCATTCATACAAACATAAAACCTCCTCCAAGTCACTCATCCTAAGAATCACCTTTGATTTTCCAACATTTACCACAGTTGGATGCCATGGGAAGTAGGAACAACACAAATGTGCCTGACTTCATCCTGATGGGACTGACAGACTCTGAAGAGATCCAGAGAGTCCTCTTTATGTTATTCCTGCTGATATACCTGATTACTATGCTGGGAAATGCAGGGATGATACTGCTAATTCACCTGGATCTCCAACTTCAtacccccatgtactttttcctcagtcACCTGTCATTCCTTGATGTCTGCTACTCAACCGTCATCACACATAAAACCTTAGAGAACTTGCTGAATTCCCAGAAGCATATTTCATTATCAGGTTGCTTCACCCAGATGTCTTTTTTTGTCCTCTTGGGTGCAACAGAGTGTTTCCTTCTGTCTtcaatggcctatgaccgctatgtggccatctgcaatcCTCTTCAGTACCCAGTTGTTATGTCCATGAGACTCTGCTGTGCCCTCATTACAGGGTCCTACATGATTGGCTTCACTGACTCCTTGATAAATTTACTTTCCATACacagtttgcatttctgcaaatccAATGCAGTccatcactttttctgtgatacACCCCCAATTTTGGCTCTGTCCTGTTCTGACACTCAGAACACAGAAATCACAATATTCATTTTTGCTGGCTTGACCCTAATGGTGTCCCTTATCACAATCTTTATGTCCTACATGTCCATTCTGTCTACTATCCTGAAAATTAATTCCACTTCAGGAAAGCACAAAGCCTTCTCTACTTGTGTCTCCCATCTTCTAGGAATCACCATCTTTTATGGCACtttgatatttacttatttaaaaccaaAACAGTCCTACTCCTTGGGAAGGGATCAAGTCGCCTCTGTTTTCTATACTATGGTGATCCCCATGCTGAATCCACTCATTTATAGTCTTAGGAACAAAGAGGTGAAAAATGCTCTGGTTAGAGTCATGCAGAAGAGAGAGGGCTCCAGGCAACTGAAATGTTGGTGAAAGTGAACTTTCAAtgctatcttttctttctttcctattaggTATTTAGTTGATCTCTTTCTAAAAGTAACAACCACCttcaattaattttcatttttcttgagtaaTCCTCTGTGTCACTACACATGACCTAAAGTATTTCCaagaatgtatttataaatttGCATAATAATTGGAAGCCATgaaatacataccatacccatggtctaaatatatgtgttttaagggcaattaatatgaaaaaaaattggtgCCATCTTTCCAATTAGATCATATAAATACCCATGCATGTTTCAGTTTCAGAgaattttattatggaaaacaCTTTCACAGGTCGTTCCATTTAGtctgaacaaaagaaatataGCAGAGCTGTAAAGAGTGCTGCTTTGGACTAGACAACTCAGGATTTAGATTCTAGATCCCCCAGCTTTTAAGCAGACTTTCCCTTGGTAAGCCACTGAGAGTtgaaacctcagtttccttaaatataaaagaaaaatgatgattaTAAATCCATAGagttattgtaaagattaaatcagaTCATTAATGTGAATGAAGTACTGATCATTTGTGGCTATCATCATTTGAATATTTACAGTCTTGCAAAATATGAATACACAATGTGTTTTGTTGTGAAAATATTCACTGGTATTTCACAACTACTTTTGGTTAATCTTAATGATAATGAAACAGTTAAATTGGAAAACAGCACTTCAAACATTTGTTGTTAGAGCAAAGGagaattttgagaattttatgGTAGAATTCAGCTATAGACAAAAATATGGTGACCAtcaaggaaaatgtggcaaatattttaaaatactaaaggaaatagaaataacctaacactattttaaatatttttctggtgGTCTTCCAAGCTAATACATGCATATTTTGTGTCTCTCTATTTACTCTTTTGCAATTTTACACTTAGTATATCACTTGGTCATTACATTGTCATTTAAAGTTGGGAGATTCATGCTTTCTTAGCACATAGGTGAGATCAAGAAGCTAACCCTGCAATGTTTAATATCTGAAATTTTGTAAATTAAGCAGGTTAGAAAATTGCATACAGTAATATCTCTCATGTTTCTATCTGTTAGCCATTTGAAATCCTTACTATTCTGTCATGTGACAACAAGCATcagtaataattctttctttttttttagtctatGTAATTTAAAAGAGTGTTTTGCTCCTGA belongs to Tamandua tetradactyla isolate mTamTet1 chromosome 1 unlocalized genomic scaffold, mTamTet1.pri SUPER_1_unloc_1, whole genome shotgun sequence and includes:
- the LOC143672667 gene encoding olfactory receptor 8H1-like, whose amino-acid sequence is MGSRNNTNVPDFILMGLTDSEEIQRVLFMLFLLIYLITMLGNAGMILLIHLDLQLHTPMYFFLSHLSFLDVCYSTVITHKTLENLLNSQKHISLSGCFTQMSFFVLLGATECFLLSSMAYDRYVAICNPLQYPVVMSMRLCCALITGSYMIGFTDSLINLLSIHSLHFCKSNAVHHFFCDTPPILALSCSDTQNTEITIFIFAGLTLMVSLITIFMSYMSILSTILKINSTSGKHKAFSTCVSHLLGITIFYGTLIFTYLKPKQSYSLGRDQVASVFYTMVIPMLNPLIYSLRNKEVKNALVRVMQKREGSRQLKCW